Proteins from a single region of Pseudomonas sp. 10S4:
- the atuD gene encoding citronellyl-CoA dehydrogenase: MIFTQEHEALRRTVRQFVDHEINPHVEEWEKSGRFPIHEIFRKAGDLGLLGISKPEKFGGMGLDYSYSIVAAEEFGTIHCGGVPMSIGVQTDMCTPALARFGSDELREEFLRPAITGEQVGCIGVSEVGAGSDVAGLKTTARKDGDDYVINGSKMWITNSPSADFICLLANTSDDKPHINKSLIMVPMNAPGISLSSHLDKLGMRSSETAQVFFDNVRVPQRNRIGHEGAGFMMQMLQFQEERLFGAANMIKGLEYCIDSTIEYCKERKTFGNALIDNQVIHFRLAELQTEIECLRALVYQATEQYIKGQDVTRLASMAKLKAGRLGREVSDSCLQYWGGMGFMWNNPVARAYRDVRLVSIGGGSDEIMLGIICKLMGTLPGKKK; this comes from the coding sequence ATGATCTTCACCCAGGAACACGAAGCACTGCGCCGCACCGTTCGCCAATTCGTCGATCACGAGATCAACCCGCACGTCGAGGAATGGGAAAAATCCGGGCGCTTTCCGATCCACGAGATCTTCCGCAAGGCTGGCGATCTTGGCCTGCTGGGCATCTCCAAACCGGAAAAATTCGGTGGCATGGGCCTCGACTACAGCTATTCGATCGTCGCCGCCGAAGAGTTCGGCACCATCCATTGCGGCGGGGTCCCGATGTCCATCGGCGTGCAGACCGACATGTGCACCCCGGCCCTCGCCCGCTTCGGCTCCGATGAACTGCGTGAAGAGTTCCTGCGCCCGGCGATCACCGGCGAACAAGTCGGCTGCATCGGCGTCTCGGAAGTCGGCGCCGGTTCCGATGTCGCCGGGTTGAAAACCACCGCCCGAAAGGATGGCGACGACTACGTAATCAACGGCAGCAAGATGTGGATCACCAACTCACCGAGTGCTGATTTCATCTGCCTGCTGGCCAACACCTCGGACGATAAACCACACATCAACAAGTCGCTGATCATGGTGCCGATGAACGCCCCCGGGATCAGCCTCAGTTCGCACCTGGACAAGCTCGGCATGCGCAGTTCGGAAACCGCCCAGGTGTTTTTCGACAACGTACGCGTGCCGCAACGCAATCGCATCGGCCATGAAGGCGCGGGTTTCATGATGCAGATGTTGCAGTTCCAGGAGGAACGCTTGTTCGGCGCGGCGAACATGATCAAAGGCCTGGAGTACTGCATCGATAGCACCATCGAGTACTGCAAGGAGCGCAAAACCTTTGGCAATGCGCTGATCGACAACCAGGTCATTCACTTTCGCCTGGCTGAGCTGCAAACCGAAATCGAATGCCTGCGGGCGCTGGTTTATCAGGCGACCGAGCAGTACATCAAAGGCCAGGACGTCACCCGCCTGGCTTCGATGGCCAAACTCAAGGCTGGCCGGCTCGGCCGGGAAGTCAGTGACAGTTGCCTGCAATACTGGGGCGGCATGGGTTTCATGTGGAACAACCCGGTAGCCCGGGCCTACCGCGACGTGCGGCTGGTGTCGATCGGCGGCGGCTCTGACGAAATCATGCTCGGGATCATCTGCAAACTCATGGGCACCCTGCCCGGGAAAAAGAAATGA
- a CDS encoding enoyl-CoA hydratase/isomerase family protein, whose translation MNSLPVCQTLLLESHNGVLHITLNRPESRNAMSLQMVAELRAVLAAVSEDRTVRALVIGGAGGHFCAGGDIKDMANARAQGPSAYRDLNRAFGALLQEVQHAPQVVITVLQGAVLGGGLGLACVSDVALADHQAQFGLPETSLGLLPAQIAPFVVQRIGLTQTRRLALTAARFDGTHARRMGLVHFVEHDAQALAERLDEVLAHVLCCAPGANALTKKLLLASAGQTCDALLDQAAEWFSEAVTGDEGIEGTMAFVQKRKPGWAS comes from the coding sequence ATGAACAGCCTGCCGGTTTGCCAGACACTGCTGCTCGAGTCCCACAATGGTGTGCTGCACATCACCCTCAATCGCCCGGAAAGCCGTAACGCCATGAGCTTGCAGATGGTCGCCGAACTGCGTGCGGTGCTGGCGGCGGTGAGCGAGGACCGAACCGTTCGAGCCTTGGTGATCGGCGGTGCCGGCGGACACTTCTGCGCGGGCGGCGACATCAAGGACATGGCCAACGCCCGGGCTCAAGGCCCGAGCGCTTATCGCGACCTGAATCGAGCGTTCGGTGCGCTGCTGCAAGAAGTGCAACACGCCCCGCAAGTGGTGATCACGGTGCTGCAAGGCGCAGTGTTGGGCGGTGGCTTGGGGCTGGCCTGTGTCAGCGACGTTGCGCTGGCCGATCATCAAGCGCAGTTCGGCCTGCCGGAAACCAGCCTCGGCCTGCTACCGGCGCAGATCGCACCGTTCGTGGTCCAACGCATCGGTCTGACCCAGACCCGAAGACTGGCCCTGACCGCAGCGCGATTCGACGGCACCCACGCCCGGCGAATGGGCCTGGTGCATTTTGTCGAGCATGACGCGCAAGCCCTGGCCGAGCGTCTTGATGAAGTGCTGGCCCATGTATTGTGCTGCGCACCGGGGGCGAACGCGCTGACCAAAAAGCTCTTGCTGGCAAGTGCCGGGCAGACTTGCGATGCGCTGCTGGATCAAGCGGCCGAGTGGTTCAGCGAAGCGGTGACCGGGGACGAGGGTATCGAAGGGACCATGGCATTCGTGCAAAAACGTAAACCGGGGTGGGCCTCTTAA